From Polynucleobacter ibericus:
TGCTAAAGCAGTCAGTCTCGACGAGCTCCTAAAAACCTCCAAAGTTGTATCAATGCACTTAGTTGCAGGCCCTGGTACAAAAGGCTTAATTAGTGCAGATCAGCTAGCGCTCATGCGCCCTGATGCCATTCTAGTAAACACCTCACGTTCCGCACTGATCAATATGTCAGACCTACAAAAGGCGTTGGCGGCAGGTAGACCTGGTCAAGCTGCAGTAGATGTTTTTGACGTAGAACCACTTCCAGAAAAAGATGTGCTTCGTAACACCACTAATCTGTTAGTGACGCCACATCTTGGATTCATTGCTGAACCCATCTTTGCCACTTTCTCAAAAGGCATTACCGAAACATTGGAAGCTTGGCTAGAAAATAAGCCTGTGCCACATCCTTTTAAACCGCAATAACACTTTTACTGAATAAGCCACCATGCCGCCTAAGACGCTGACCCCAAAACAATTATTCATTGGGTTCAGCAAAATAGGAATGTCCGGATTTGGTGGAGTACTCCCTTGGGCGCGTCGCACGATTGTTGAGCAAGAGAAATGGTTAAGCCCCGAGGAATTTAGTGCCATGCTAGGTATCTGCCAGATTGTTCCAGGTCCCAACATCATGAACCTTGGAGTATGTGTCGGCAGTCGCTTTGCAGGCGTACCAGGAGCTTTTGCAGCCGTGCTTGGATTGCTGCTGGGCCCTGTAACCATCGTCATCCTATTAGGGGTACTCTACGAGCATTACAGCTATATGCCGATTGTTCAAGGCTTACTCAGAGGCATCTCTGCAGTAGGGGTTGGACTAATAGCGAGTACTGGTTTCAAAATGCTGCGTACTGAGCTTAATTACCCCCCTATGCTTTCAGTTGTATTCCTCACAATATTGGCAGCAACGTATTTTCATTTGGGCTTAGGTTGGGTTGTCTTGCTTTCATCACCTCTTGCCCTTTTCCTTGCATGGAAGAAGGTGGGGAAATGATATCTACCCTCATCAGTCTGTTTCTTAAACTCTCTGCTTTTTCCCTGGTTGCTTTTGGAGGAATTAATGCACTCCTCCCTACGCTTTACGATCTTTCTGTTAATCAAGAGCATTGGATAAATAGTCAAACCTTTGCAGATTATTTCGCAATTGCGCAAGCCGCACCTGGTCCAAACCTCATGACTGTTACGTTGATTGGCTGGAATGTTGGCGGTATCATCGGCGCAGTCATTGCGACCCTCGCTATTGCATGGCCTTCCTCTATCATGATTTATTTCTTGCAACGCTCTATTTTGGGTATGCGAGATATTCAAAAACAAAAAATGATTCAAGCTGCAGCTAGCGCTCTAGCGGTTGGTTTGGTTTTATCGGCAGCATGGGGAATCGCAATTCAGATCAACACTAGCACCGCCGCGTACTTATTAGGTTTTGGCACAATAGCCATTACTTTATTCACCCGTTGGCATCCGCTTTACCTTATTGCAATCGGTGGCGCATTAGGTATCCTAGGATTTATTTAAATTGCTTTACGGGAAAAATATGCGATTCATTCAATATTCTTCTGCTTGCTTAATAGGTCTACTGACGTTTATGTCTTCAGGCGCTTTTTCACAAAGCAATTACCCAAATAAACCGATTAATTTAATCGTGCCCTATGGAGCCGGTGGGAGTGCAGATTCTAGGAGTCGTCAACTCGCTCAAAAGATGAGTGTTAGTCTGAAACAGCCCATTGTGATTGATAACAAGCCAGGGGCTGGCGGAAATATTGGCACCGAATTTATTGCGCGGGCAGTACCTGATGGTTACACCATTGGCATGGGAAACTTTGCCCCAATGGCAGTCAATAAAACGCTGTTTGGTAACTTGCGTTATGACCCTGAGGTAGATTTAACGCCCATCATCTTGATCGAGAAGGGTCCTTTAGTTTTGGTGGTCAACCCAAACTCTCCATATAAAACTGTTCAGGATATTGTTGCGGCTGCAAAAGCGAAACCTGATGTTCTGACGTTTTCTTCTGGTGGTATTGGAGGCAGTCATCAACTGTCCGCAGAACTCTTTGAATTAAATGCGGGCATTCAAATGATTCATGTACCCTACAAAAGTGGGTCAGCTGCTTTAACCGATCTCATGGCAGGTAATGTTGACCTCATGTTTGACCAAATGTATTCAGCTGTACCTGGTATTAAGGCTGACAAGATTCGTCCACTTGCAATTACTAGCAAAAAACGCTCCCCCCTCTTACCTAATGTGCCAAGCTTTGCAGAGCTAGGTTATCCAAAAGTGGAGGTTCTCAATTGGCAAGGCTTTATCGCACCTAAGGGTACGCCGAAGGCCATCATTGATAAATTAAATGCTGCCGCAAATGAGGCACTCAAAGATCCTCAACTACGAGAGATTATGCTTTCGCAGGGTAATGAAATCGGTGGGGGCAGTCCTGCTGAATTCGCTGCACTCATCAAATCGGAGAGTGCTAAATGGAGTGCTGTTGTTAAATCAGCCAATATCAAACCAGAATAAAAAGTAGCTACAGAATGTCATAAGGGGCTTACGAGCCTCTTATTTTATTTGAGCGCTTGGTAAGTCAGAATACCTAAGAAGGTCAATACGAGTGAGCCTACTAGATTGAGCAGGGCTGTACCCAAAGCCCAGGTAAATTCCCCACGCTGCATAAAGCCAACCACCTCAGCCGAAAAGCTTGAAAATGTAGTTAGACCTCCCAGAAAGCCAGTAACCACTAAAAGCTTCCACTCGGGAGAAAGATCTGGATTGTTGCCAAAGAACGCAACTGCAATGCCAACCAAATAACCACCAACCATATTGGATATAAAAGTCCCTAAGGGCAGTGAAGAGACAAACCCCACAGTTAGGAAATTAAAACCCGCTCTTAGCAAAGCGCCGAAACCTGCGCCAACAAAGATTGTGAAGATAGGTAGCCACATAATCTGCTCTTTATTGAATTGAAAAACCCAGCATACTAATTGAACTCATCTCGATTCCATCGGTATAGATCTTTGCTTGCTCACCCTCTTGCTGCAAAGCTAAGGTGTATAAGGCTGGCCAATAATGCTCTGCTGTTGGAATAGAGAGATGCGCTGCATCACCATAGCGCTCCCAATCAATCAAAACATCATGATGATTGGCGCGCATCTCTGAGACGAAAAAATCATTGAACTTGCTTGCCCAAGGATAGGGTTCTGCGCCCTCCTGCCAATGAATCATTCG
This genomic window contains:
- a CDS encoding chromate transporter; amino-acid sequence: MISTLISLFLKLSAFSLVAFGGINALLPTLYDLSVNQEHWINSQTFADYFAIAQAAPGPNLMTVTLIGWNVGGIIGAVIATLAIAWPSSIMIYFLQRSILGMRDIQKQKMIQAAASALAVGLVLSAAWGIAIQINTSTAAYLLGFGTIAITLFTRWHPLYLIAIGGALGILGFI
- the crcB gene encoding fluoride efflux transporter CrcB → MWLPIFTIFVGAGFGALLRAGFNFLTVGFVSSLPLGTFISNMVGGYLVGIAVAFFGNNPDLSPEWKLLVVTGFLGGLTTFSSFSAEVVGFMQRGEFTWALGTALLNLVGSLVLTFLGILTYQALK
- a CDS encoding Bug family tripartite tricarboxylate transporter substrate binding protein, coding for MRFIQYSSACLIGLLTFMSSGAFSQSNYPNKPINLIVPYGAGGSADSRSRQLAQKMSVSLKQPIVIDNKPGAGGNIGTEFIARAVPDGYTIGMGNFAPMAVNKTLFGNLRYDPEVDLTPIILIEKGPLVLVVNPNSPYKTVQDIVAAAKAKPDVLTFSSGGIGGSHQLSAELFELNAGIQMIHVPYKSGSAALTDLMAGNVDLMFDQMYSAVPGIKADKIRPLAITSKKRSPLLPNVPSFAELGYPKVEVLNWQGFIAPKGTPKAIIDKLNAAANEALKDPQLREIMLSQGNEIGGGSPAEFAALIKSESAKWSAVVKSANIKPE
- a CDS encoding chromate transporter, coding for MPPKTLTPKQLFIGFSKIGMSGFGGVLPWARRTIVEQEKWLSPEEFSAMLGICQIVPGPNIMNLGVCVGSRFAGVPGAFAAVLGLLLGPVTIVILLGVLYEHYSYMPIVQGLLRGISAVGVGLIASTGFKMLRTELNYPPMLSVVFLTILAATYFHLGLGWVVLLSSPLALFLAWKKVGK